From Camelus dromedarius isolate mCamDro1 chromosome X, mCamDro1.pat, whole genome shotgun sequence, one genomic window encodes:
- the LOC105098809 gene encoding fibrous sheath-interacting protein 2-like isoform X3: MTEKQVNKLCDTKRAYDNTQFQDWLLQENTQSTPDQELLIKQRYLDMIRRELNKVEHTAEKQSIRPMKKEEKRHRDNIRRKLSLRRQIEQEWKMKEMLLLTKIGEEVKREARVEEQRRKVREAAHQKKQALLEKKIAYHLRKMQRNDLQREGSEGSIFEDKGEDETKAPYPKVKKPSATASHRKLHQGQKRPSHHLFSSVKIPNKASLTSLPSQHNVRRNTTEQKKDRRMIRTSYSLNDRETTGTSLQAPDVSAKTANVYRHTPRHISNREVTDADLNGKKAKKTTVT; encoded by the exons atgactgagaaacaagtaaacaaattgTGTGATACCAAGAGAGCCTATGACAATACACAGTTCCAAGATTGGCTGTTACAGGAAAATACACAATCAACTCCAGACCAAGAGCTGTTAATAAAGCAGAG ATATTTAGATATGATTCGTAGGGAATTAAACAAGGTTGAGCACACGGCTGAAAAGCAGAGCATACGCccaatgaagaaagaagaaaaaagacatcgGGATAACATTAGAAGAAAACTTAGTCTCCGTAGACAAATTGAACAG gaatggaaaatgaaagaaatgttacTTCTGACAAAGATTGGAGAAGAAGTAAAAAGAGAAGCAAGAGTTGAGGAACAACGTCGAAAAGTCAGAGAAGCAGCTCACCAGAAG AAACAAGCACTTCTAGAGAAAAAAATCGCTTATCATTTACGAAAAATGCAAAGGAATGACCTTCAGAGAGAAGGATCAGAGGGAAGTATATTTGAAGACAAAGGTGAAGATGAAACAAAAG CTCCTTATCCAAAGGTCAAGAAACCGAGTGCCACTGCCAGTCATCGGAAGTTACACCAAGGACAAAAAC GACCATCTCACCATTTGTTTAGTTCTGTAAAGATTCCTAACAAAGCATCATTAACTTCATTACCTTCTCAGCATAATGTACGGAGGAACACAACAGAACAAAAG AAAGATAGAAGAATGATTAGAACATCATATTCTTTAAATGACAGAG AAACTACAGGCACTTCACTTCAAGCTCCAGATGTTTCTGCTAAAACAGCAAATGTCTATAGACACACTCCACGGCATATTTCGAATCGAGAG GTAACAGATGCTGATTTGAATGGGAAGAAGGCCAAGAAAACAACTGTAACCT aa
- the LOC105098809 gene encoding fibrous sheath-interacting protein 2-like isoform X2: MTEKQVNKLCDTKRAYDNTQFQDWLLQENTQSTPDQELLIKQRYLDMIRRELNKVEHTAEKQSIRPMKKEEKRHRDNIRRKLSLRRQIEQEWKMKEMLLLTKIGEEVKREARVEEQRRKVREAAHQKKQALLEKKIAYHLRKMQRNDLQREGSEGSIFEDKGEDETKAPYPKVKKPSATASHRKLHQGQKRPSHHLFSSVKIPNKASLTSLPSQHNVRRNTTEQKKDRRMIRTSYSLNDRETTGTSLQAPDVSAKTANVYRHTPRHISNREVTDADLNGKKAKKTTVTYDKTTIKIAVKKKYVQ; the protein is encoded by the exons atgactgagaaacaagtaaacaaattgTGTGATACCAAGAGAGCCTATGACAATACACAGTTCCAAGATTGGCTGTTACAGGAAAATACACAATCAACTCCAGACCAAGAGCTGTTAATAAAGCAGAG ATATTTAGATATGATTCGTAGGGAATTAAACAAGGTTGAGCACACGGCTGAAAAGCAGAGCATACGCccaatgaagaaagaagaaaaaagacatcgGGATAACATTAGAAGAAAACTTAGTCTCCGTAGACAAATTGAACAG gaatggaaaatgaaagaaatgttacTTCTGACAAAGATTGGAGAAGAAGTAAAAAGAGAAGCAAGAGTTGAGGAACAACGTCGAAAAGTCAGAGAAGCAGCTCACCAGAAG AAACAAGCACTTCTAGAGAAAAAAATCGCTTATCATTTACGAAAAATGCAAAGGAATGACCTTCAGAGAGAAGGATCAGAGGGAAGTATATTTGAAGACAAAGGTGAAGATGAAACAAAAG CTCCTTATCCAAAGGTCAAGAAACCGAGTGCCACTGCCAGTCATCGGAAGTTACACCAAGGACAAAAAC GACCATCTCACCATTTGTTTAGTTCTGTAAAGATTCCTAACAAAGCATCATTAACTTCATTACCTTCTCAGCATAATGTACGGAGGAACACAACAGAACAAAAG AAAGATAGAAGAATGATTAGAACATCATATTCTTTAAATGACAGAG AAACTACAGGCACTTCACTTCAAGCTCCAGATGTTTCTGCTAAAACAGCAAATGTCTATAGACACACTCCACGGCATATTTCGAATCGAGAG GTAACAGATGCTGATTTGAATGGGAAGAAGGCCAAGAAAACAACTGTAACCT